The following proteins come from a genomic window of Microbacterium sp. JZ31:
- a CDS encoding glycine--tRNA ligase, translated as MAEPSRLDKVISLARHRGFVFQAGEIYGGSRSAWDYGPLGTELKENIRRQWWQTFVRGRGDMVGLDSSIILPSKVWEASGHVATFTDPLVECLHCHKRHREDHLIEAYAEKKGRQPENGMADIACPDCGTRGQWTEPRSFSGLVKTYLGVVDDESSLYYLRPETAQGIFVNFANVLTAARKKPPFGVGQVGKAFRNEITPGNFIFRTREFEQMEIEYFVPPADAAEWFDHWVEACWSWFIDLGIDPVNMRKLDIPDGERAHYSDRTIDVEYDFGFPGKGWGELMGIANRTDFDLKNHIEASGGNLSYFDQASGEKYVPYVIEPSFGLTRSMMAFLIDAYTEEEVPNAKGGTDTRTVLKLDPRLAPVKVAVLPLSRNERLSPLAREVADDLRGTWNVDFDDAGAIGRRYRRQDEIGTPLCVTIDFDSLDDRAVTVRDRDTMGQERVPLEGLRAYLAERLRGA; from the coding sequence GTGGCCGAGCCCTCCCGCCTCGATAAGGTCATCAGCCTCGCCCGCCATCGCGGGTTCGTCTTCCAGGCGGGAGAGATCTACGGCGGATCGCGGTCGGCATGGGACTACGGGCCGCTCGGCACCGAGCTCAAGGAGAACATCCGCCGCCAGTGGTGGCAGACGTTCGTGCGCGGCCGCGGCGACATGGTCGGCCTCGACTCGTCGATCATCCTGCCGTCCAAGGTGTGGGAGGCGTCGGGCCACGTCGCGACGTTCACCGACCCGCTCGTCGAGTGCCTGCACTGCCACAAGCGCCACCGCGAGGACCACCTGATCGAGGCGTACGCGGAGAAGAAGGGTCGCCAGCCCGAGAACGGGATGGCGGACATCGCGTGCCCCGACTGCGGCACGCGCGGCCAGTGGACCGAGCCCCGGTCGTTCTCCGGTCTCGTGAAGACCTACCTCGGCGTGGTCGACGACGAGTCGAGCCTGTACTACCTGCGCCCCGAGACTGCCCAGGGCATCTTCGTGAACTTCGCGAACGTGCTGACCGCCGCCCGCAAGAAGCCGCCGTTCGGCGTGGGCCAGGTCGGCAAGGCGTTCCGCAACGAGATCACGCCCGGCAACTTCATCTTCCGCACGCGCGAGTTCGAGCAGATGGAGATCGAGTACTTCGTGCCGCCGGCCGACGCGGCCGAGTGGTTCGACCACTGGGTCGAGGCGTGCTGGAGCTGGTTCATCGACCTCGGCATCGACCCGGTCAACATGCGCAAGCTCGACATCCCCGACGGGGAGCGGGCGCACTACTCCGACCGCACGATCGACGTCGAGTACGACTTCGGCTTCCCCGGCAAGGGCTGGGGCGAGCTGATGGGCATCGCCAACCGCACCGACTTCGATCTGAAGAACCACATCGAGGCATCCGGCGGCAACCTGTCGTACTTCGACCAGGCCTCCGGCGAGAAGTACGTCCCGTACGTGATCGAGCCCTCGTTCGGTCTCACCCGCTCGATGATGGCGTTCCTGATCGACGCGTACACGGAGGAGGAGGTGCCGAACGCCAAGGGCGGCACCGACACCCGCACGGTGCTGAAGCTCGACCCGCGGCTCGCGCCCGTGAAGGTCGCCGTGCTGCCGCTGTCGCGCAACGAGCGCCTGTCGCCGCTCGCGCGGGAGGTGGCCGACGACCTGCGCGGCACCTGGAACGTCGACTTCGACGACGCGGGCGCGATCGGCCGCCGCTACCGCCGCCAGGACGAGATCGGCACGCCGCTGTGCGTCACGATCGACTTCGACTCCCTCGACGACCGCGCCGTCACGGTGCGCGACCGCGACACGATGGGCCAGGAGCGCGTGCCGCTCGAGGGCCTGCGCGCGTACCTCGCCGAGCGCCTGCGCGGCGCCTGA
- a CDS encoding GntR family transcriptional regulator, with amino-acid sequence MTSALDFTTPLTNRGPRLSDLAFERIADAIVTGVLAPGEVLRDHALAQQLGVSRMPVREALQRLERAGLVETAASRYTRVTVFTPARIAAGIEYSGLLYGSAMRLAVTRMTDEQQSRAVALLDELAGEETATGCLTVMSALYDLALTASDNEVLQRRSDVAYMIARIAHALPGEDVVRPIQRERPHLRDALDARDADAAENAVRRIHGIA; translated from the coding sequence ATGACCTCAGCACTGGACTTCACCACCCCGCTCACCAACCGGGGCCCCCGCCTGTCGGATCTCGCCTTCGAGCGGATCGCCGATGCGATCGTCACGGGCGTGCTGGCGCCGGGCGAGGTGCTGCGCGACCACGCGCTGGCCCAGCAGCTCGGCGTCTCCCGCATGCCTGTCCGTGAGGCGCTGCAGCGCCTCGAGCGGGCGGGCCTCGTCGAGACCGCCGCGAGCCGCTACACCCGTGTCACGGTGTTCACACCCGCGCGCATCGCGGCCGGCATCGAGTACTCCGGCCTGCTCTACGGCTCGGCGATGCGGCTCGCCGTGACCCGGATGACCGACGAGCAGCAGTCGCGTGCGGTCGCGCTGCTCGACGAGCTGGCCGGCGAGGAGACCGCGACGGGCTGCCTCACGGTCATGAGCGCGCTCTACGACCTCGCGCTCACCGCCTCGGACAACGAGGTGCTGCAGCGGCGCAGCGACGTCGCGTACATGATCGCCCGCATCGCGCATGCGCTCCCGGGCGAGGACGTCGTGCGGCCGATCCAGCGCGAGCGCCCGCACCTGCGCGATGCGCTCGACGCACGCGACGCCGATGCGGCCGAGAACGCGGTGCGCCGCATCCACGGCATCGCCTGA
- a CDS encoding HhH-GPD-type base excision DNA repair protein: MALTITGDEAADALLTENPLALLIGMLLDQQIAMETAFTGPEKIRQRIGSVDAREIAGYDPESFTEAFRQTPAVHRFPGSMADRVRTLCQTIVDDWGGDAAAIWTQGDPDGREVLSRLKALPGFGDQKARIFLALLGKQYGYDGAGWREAAGPYGEDGSFRSVADITSPETLAKVREFKRAAKAAARSGA; encoded by the coding sequence ATGGCTCTGACGATCACCGGCGACGAGGCCGCCGACGCGCTCCTCACCGAGAACCCCCTCGCGCTCCTGATCGGCATGCTGCTCGACCAGCAGATCGCGATGGAGACGGCGTTCACGGGACCCGAGAAGATCCGGCAGCGGATCGGATCCGTCGACGCGCGCGAGATCGCCGGCTACGACCCCGAGTCCTTCACCGAGGCGTTCCGCCAGACCCCCGCCGTGCACCGCTTCCCCGGCTCGATGGCCGACCGGGTGCGCACGCTGTGCCAGACGATCGTGGACGACTGGGGCGGCGACGCCGCCGCGATCTGGACGCAGGGGGATCCGGACGGCAGGGAGGTGCTCTCGCGCCTCAAGGCCCTGCCCGGCTTCGGCGACCAGAAGGCGCGGATCTTCCTGGCGCTGCTCGGCAAGCAGTACGGCTACGACGGCGCGGGATGGCGCGAGGCGGCCGGCCCTTACGGCGAGGACGGCTCGTTCCGGTCGGTCGCAGACATCACCAGCCCCGAGACACTCGCGAAGGTGCGCGAGTTCAAGCGCGCGGCGAAGGCGGCAGCGAGGAGCGGGGCCTGA
- a CDS encoding glutamyl-tRNA reductase, whose translation MLLCVTASHKTATFDVLEQLSAPGADRIAPLIAPEVDGVVVLSTCNRVEAYVETDSADSAEVIADAMRSASGLSAEQFAGAYAVKTDAKAAEHLFAVASGLESVVIGEGEIGGQVRRALTDARHQGTTTSDLERMFQRATETQKAIKNATALGRAGRSLVRLALELTDSRLADWTTQKVLLIGTGMYAAATIAALRDRGVTDITVHSGSGRGKMFGEKYGIAHVTRTDVIETANASDIVITCTTSDDPVVKPPMVAGREKPLFVIDLGMPRNVDPAVGEVPGVTLLDLETIRLHAPLEELQATEAARAMVQDAAARFADVRRSRSAQPAIVALRQHAFTLLEDEIARHPESEAALRHLVGRLLHTPTVRANDYAMQGRADEVFAAIETLFGVDARPADTTAEPAPAAPTASCPVVDIASS comes from the coding sequence GTGCTGCTGTGTGTCACCGCGAGTCATAAGACTGCGACGTTCGACGTGCTCGAGCAGCTCTCCGCACCCGGAGCCGACCGGATCGCGCCGCTCATCGCGCCCGAGGTCGACGGCGTCGTCGTGCTGTCGACCTGCAACCGCGTCGAGGCCTACGTCGAGACCGACAGCGCGGACAGCGCCGAGGTCATCGCCGACGCCATGCGCTCGGCGTCGGGCCTGAGCGCAGAGCAGTTCGCCGGCGCCTACGCCGTCAAGACGGATGCGAAGGCGGCCGAGCACCTGTTCGCCGTGGCGTCCGGCCTCGAGTCCGTCGTGATCGGCGAGGGCGAGATCGGCGGCCAGGTGCGCCGCGCTCTCACCGACGCGCGCCACCAGGGGACCACCACGAGCGACCTGGAGCGGATGTTCCAGCGCGCCACCGAGACGCAGAAGGCGATCAAGAACGCCACGGCCCTCGGCCGCGCCGGCCGGTCGCTCGTGCGTCTCGCGCTCGAACTGACCGACAGCCGGCTCGCCGACTGGACGACGCAGAAGGTGCTGCTGATCGGCACCGGGATGTATGCGGCCGCGACGATCGCGGCGCTGCGCGACCGCGGCGTCACCGACATCACCGTCCACTCCGGCTCGGGCCGCGGCAAGATGTTCGGCGAGAAGTACGGGATCGCGCACGTCACGCGCACGGATGTGATCGAGACCGCGAACGCCAGCGACATCGTCATCACCTGCACGACGAGCGACGACCCCGTCGTGAAGCCCCCGATGGTCGCCGGCCGCGAGAAGCCGCTGTTCGTCATCGACCTCGGCATGCCGCGCAACGTCGACCCGGCGGTCGGCGAGGTGCCGGGCGTGACGCTGCTCGACCTCGAGACCATCCGCCTGCACGCGCCGCTCGAGGAGCTGCAGGCGACGGAGGCCGCCCGCGCCATGGTGCAGGACGCCGCCGCGCGCTTCGCCGACGTGCGTCGCAGCCGCAGCGCACAGCCCGCGATCGTCGCGCTGCGTCAGCACGCGTTCACGCTGCTGGAGGACGAGATCGCGCGCCACCCCGAGTCGGAGGCGGCGCTGCGCCACCTCGTGGGGCGGCTGCTGCACACGCCCACCGTACGCGCGAACGACTACGCGATGCAGGGTCGTGCGGACGAGGTCTTCGCCGCGATCGAGACGCTGTTCGGCGTCGACGCGCGTCCGGCGGACACGACCGCGGAGCCGGCTCCCGCCGCGCCTACCGCATCCTGCCCCGTCGTCGACATCGCCTCGTCCTGA
- the hemE gene encoding uroporphyrinogen decarboxylase codes for MPSADAPLLRALRGERPETTPIWFMRQAGRSLPEYRELRVGTRMLDACLTPDLAAEITLQPVRRHGVDAGIFFSDIVVPLRLAGIEVEIEPGRGPVFASPIRTAEDVARVTAIDPAEVAAAAEPVREAVRLTVAELDGSGTPLIGFAGAPFTLAAYLVEGGPSKEHLRARAMMQADPDAWHRLAGWLSGVSRAFLQAQIEAGAAAVQLFDSWAGSLNPEVFRRFVAPHSKAAVQDLPVPVIHFGVGTGPFLGDMRLDGVASAVGVDWRLPLDEAAAVVGQDTTLQGNIDPALLGAPWEVLEAHVRDVVERGRAARAHIVNLGHGVPPETDPAVLTRVVELVHSL; via the coding sequence ATGCCTTCTGCTGACGCGCCGCTGCTGCGAGCCCTTCGGGGGGAACGTCCCGAGACCACCCCGATCTGGTTCATGCGGCAGGCCGGCCGCTCGCTTCCCGAGTACCGCGAGCTGCGCGTCGGCACCCGCATGCTCGACGCGTGCCTGACGCCCGACCTCGCCGCCGAGATCACGCTGCAGCCGGTGCGCCGACACGGCGTCGATGCGGGCATCTTCTTCAGCGACATCGTCGTGCCGCTGCGCCTCGCGGGCATCGAGGTCGAGATCGAGCCCGGCCGCGGCCCCGTGTTCGCCTCGCCCATCCGCACCGCGGAGGACGTCGCCCGGGTCACCGCGATCGACCCGGCCGAGGTGGCGGCGGCCGCCGAGCCCGTGCGCGAAGCCGTGCGGTTGACGGTCGCCGAGCTCGACGGGAGCGGCACGCCGCTCATCGGCTTCGCCGGCGCCCCCTTCACGCTGGCGGCCTACCTGGTCGAGGGCGGCCCGTCCAAGGAGCACCTGCGGGCCCGCGCGATGATGCAGGCCGATCCCGACGCGTGGCACCGCCTCGCGGGCTGGCTGTCCGGCGTCTCGCGCGCCTTCCTGCAGGCGCAGATCGAGGCCGGCGCCGCCGCGGTGCAGCTGTTCGACTCGTGGGCGGGCTCGCTGAACCCGGAGGTCTTCCGCCGCTTCGTCGCGCCGCATTCGAAGGCGGCCGTGCAGGACCTGCCGGTGCCGGTCATCCACTTCGGCGTGGGGACGGGCCCCTTCCTCGGCGACATGCGCCTGGACGGCGTCGCGTCGGCCGTGGGCGTCGACTGGCGCCTGCCGCTGGACGAGGCGGCGGCGGTCGTCGGACAGGACACGACGCTGCAGGGGAACATCGACCCCGCGCTGCTCGGAGCGCCGTGGGAGGTGCTCGAGGCGCACGTCCGCGACGTCGTCGAGCGCGGCCGCGCGGCCAGGGCGCACATCGTCAACCTCGGCCACGGCGTTCCTCCCGAGACCGATCCGGCCGTCCTGACCCGCGTGGTCGAGCTCGTCCACTCCCTGTAA
- the hemG gene encoding protoporphyrinogen oxidase, with protein sequence MTDDLGKLFAHAHGTRAAVIGGGVAGLIAAREFAKVGMTVTVLEASGRLGGAIRAGEVDGIPLDLGAESFATRGGHVRTLIDELGLADAVVEPNRAGAWIAGLPGGKAAPLPKGGILGIPANPFADDVRRVIGWGGAWRAYLDRLRPPLTIGHERSLGRLVRSRLGSAVLDRLVAPVTSGVYSARPDDIDPDIAAPGLNAALTRAGSLTGAVAELSAPREGRAPGSAVLGLDGGMGRLVDALAAALRAQGVELRTGFPVDAIERTADGWRILSAEESADADVVVVATEEGPARRLLAPHVESLAAEPAVPGPVVHVVTLVLAAPSLDAAPRGTGVLTVPGSFRAKALTHATAKWGWIAERAGSGRHVVRVSFGSQGEPPVTDGMSDEQIAALAVEEASAMLGVPLTRSRLRGFAIERYAQSQPAATIGLREATERTRTAIRAVPALGAVGAWLAGTGLAQVVPDARDEADRVRRGALFG encoded by the coding sequence ATGACGGACGACCTCGGGAAGCTGTTCGCGCACGCGCACGGCACGCGCGCCGCGGTGATCGGCGGCGGCGTCGCGGGCCTGATCGCGGCGCGCGAGTTCGCCAAGGTGGGCATGACGGTCACGGTTCTGGAGGCCTCCGGCCGGCTGGGCGGGGCGATCCGCGCGGGGGAGGTCGACGGCATCCCGCTCGATCTCGGCGCCGAGAGCTTCGCCACGCGCGGCGGTCACGTGCGCACGCTGATCGACGAGCTCGGGCTCGCGGACGCAGTGGTCGAGCCGAACCGCGCCGGCGCCTGGATCGCCGGTCTCCCCGGAGGCAAGGCCGCGCCGCTGCCCAAGGGCGGGATCCTCGGCATCCCCGCCAACCCCTTCGCCGACGACGTACGCCGGGTGATCGGCTGGGGCGGCGCGTGGCGCGCGTACCTCGACCGCCTGCGGCCGCCGCTGACGATCGGTCACGAGCGGAGTCTCGGCCGCCTGGTCCGCTCGCGTCTGGGGTCGGCCGTGCTCGACCGGCTCGTCGCCCCCGTCACGAGCGGCGTCTACTCCGCGCGCCCCGACGACATCGATCCCGACATCGCCGCCCCGGGGCTGAACGCCGCGCTCACGCGGGCGGGCTCGCTCACCGGCGCGGTCGCCGAGCTGTCGGCACCGCGCGAGGGACGCGCACCGGGCTCGGCCGTGCTCGGCCTCGACGGCGGGATGGGCCGGCTCGTCGACGCGCTCGCCGCGGCGCTGCGCGCGCAGGGCGTCGAGCTGCGCACCGGCTTCCCGGTCGACGCGATCGAGCGCACCGCCGACGGATGGCGCATCCTCTCCGCCGAGGAGAGCGCGGACGCGGACGTCGTGGTCGTCGCGACGGAGGAGGGCCCCGCGCGGCGCCTGCTCGCGCCGCACGTCGAAAGCCTCGCGGCCGAGCCGGCCGTCCCCGGCCCGGTCGTCCACGTCGTCACCCTCGTCCTCGCGGCGCCCTCGCTCGACGCGGCCCCGCGCGGCACGGGCGTGCTCACCGTGCCCGGATCGTTCCGCGCCAAGGCGCTGACGCACGCGACCGCCAAGTGGGGCTGGATCGCCGAGCGTGCCGGATCCGGCCGCCACGTCGTGCGCGTCTCGTTCGGCTCCCAGGGCGAGCCGCCCGTGACCGACGGGATGTCGGACGAGCAGATCGCGGCGCTCGCGGTCGAGGAGGCGAGCGCGATGCTCGGCGTCCCGCTGACGCGCTCGCGGCTGCGCGGCTTCGCGATCGAGCGCTACGCGCAGTCGCAGCCCGCGGCGACGATCGGTCTGCGCGAGGCGACGGAGCGCACGCGCACCGCCATCCGCGCGGTTCCCGCGCTCGGCGCGGTCGGCGCCTGGCTCGCCGGGACGGGCCTCGCTCAGGTCGTGCCGGACGCGCGCGACGAGGCGGATCGCGTCCGCCGCGGGGCGCTCTTCGGCTGA
- a CDS encoding phage holin family protein, whose product MTTQQPRPDGWASPVRDRADDGLFTLIGDVPQLVKNLIVAEFNAIKGWLGKTAKDAGIGTGMMFIALFFIAWVVPMFLVFLTALLSLWLPVWAAALIVMGVGILLAVAAGLVGLVFYRRIGKRENPMEAAKADVQIVKEAASEY is encoded by the coding sequence ATGACCACGCAGCAGCCCCGCCCGGACGGCTGGGCCTCGCCCGTGCGCGACCGCGCCGACGACGGGCTGTTCACGCTCATCGGCGACGTGCCGCAGCTGGTCAAGAACCTGATCGTCGCGGAGTTCAACGCGATCAAGGGCTGGCTCGGCAAGACCGCGAAGGACGCGGGCATCGGCACCGGCATGATGTTCATCGCGCTGTTCTTCATCGCGTGGGTCGTGCCGATGTTCCTCGTCTTCCTCACGGCGCTGCTGTCGCTGTGGCTTCCCGTGTGGGCGGCCGCGCTGATCGTGATGGGCGTGGGCATCCTGCTGGCGGTCGCGGCAGGCCTCGTCGGCCTGGTCTTCTACCGACGCATCGGCAAGCGCGAGAATCCCATGGAGGCCGCGAAGGCCGACGTGCAGATCGTGAAGGAGGCCGCGAGTGAGTACTGA
- the hemQ gene encoding hydrogen peroxide-dependent heme synthase: MADPHHAASDASAEPGISGDNYSLWAVWRRDPARPVGEADAIELENIVSFLADGGVTVRGFYDVSGLRADADLMVWLHGPVAQDLQRAVRRLRRTDLLAPLLPTWNAMAVHRDAEFNKRHVPGYLRGIAAKQWLTVYPFVRSYEWYLLPEEERSAMLRDHGVKGAAFRGVTANTMASFALGDYEWMLPMEADELTDLVDMMRELRYTEARRHVREEVPFFTGRRVDISEIAEILQ, encoded by the coding sequence ATGGCTGACCCGCACCATGCTGCATCCGACGCGTCCGCTGAGCCCGGGATCTCCGGAGACAACTACAGCCTGTGGGCCGTCTGGCGGCGAGACCCCGCACGTCCCGTCGGCGAGGCCGACGCGATCGAGTTGGAGAACATCGTGTCGTTCCTGGCGGACGGCGGTGTGACCGTCCGCGGCTTCTACGACGTCAGCGGACTGCGCGCCGACGCCGACCTGATGGTCTGGCTGCACGGCCCGGTCGCCCAGGACCTGCAGCGCGCCGTGCGGCGCCTGCGCCGCACCGACCTGCTCGCCCCGCTGCTGCCGACGTGGAACGCCATGGCGGTGCACCGGGATGCGGAGTTCAACAAGCGCCACGTGCCGGGCTATCTGCGCGGCATCGCGGCGAAGCAGTGGCTCACCGTCTACCCGTTCGTGCGCAGCTACGAGTGGTACCTGCTCCCGGAGGAGGAGCGCAGCGCGATGCTGCGCGACCACGGCGTGAAGGGCGCGGCCTTCCGCGGCGTCACGGCCAACACCATGGCGTCGTTCGCACTCGGCGACTACGAGTGGATGCTGCCGATGGAGGCCGACGAGCTGACGGACCTCGTCGACATGATGCGCGAGCTGCGCTACACCGAGGCGCGCCGCCACGTGCGCGAGGAGGTGCCGTTCTTCACCGGCCGCCGCGTCGACATCTCCGAGATCGCCGAGATCCTGCAGTGA
- the hemC gene encoding hydroxymethylbilane synthase, whose product MTSIAADAPIRLGTRRSALAMTQSGHVARALEEVSGRTVELVQIVSEGDTNRGSLSQLGGTGVFATRLREALAAGECDLLVHSLKDLPTAQPDGFVIAATPVRADARDVILTRDGTPLERLPAGSLVGTGSPRRIAQALRAHPQLEIHDLRGNVDSRMQRVVDGELSAIVLAAAGLDRLGPETPLQYEHRDLDAWPTAAGQGALAVETRADADPDLLAALARLDDPRTRFAVTVERAVLAGIEAGCHAPVGVHARFEGDEVHVRAAVYGVAGERIVEEELILAVSADTPGQGYIRRQGSGNGAGAADGVDQIDHARDIGSGIARRLLERGAADLVSRESPS is encoded by the coding sequence GTGACCTCCATCGCGGCCGACGCGCCGATCCGGCTGGGCACCCGTCGCAGCGCCCTCGCGATGACCCAGTCGGGTCACGTCGCCCGCGCGCTCGAGGAGGTCTCCGGCCGCACCGTCGAGCTCGTGCAGATCGTGTCCGAGGGCGACACGAACCGCGGATCCCTCTCGCAGCTGGGCGGCACGGGCGTGTTCGCGACGCGGCTGCGCGAGGCGCTCGCGGCGGGCGAGTGCGACCTGCTCGTGCACTCGCTCAAGGACCTGCCGACCGCACAGCCCGACGGATTCGTGATCGCCGCGACGCCCGTGCGCGCCGACGCACGCGACGTCATCCTGACGCGCGACGGCACGCCGCTCGAGCGGCTGCCGGCCGGATCACTCGTCGGCACCGGGTCGCCGCGCCGGATCGCGCAGGCCCTGCGTGCGCACCCGCAGCTCGAGATCCACGACCTGCGCGGCAACGTCGACTCGCGCATGCAGCGCGTGGTGGACGGCGAGCTGTCGGCGATCGTGCTGGCCGCCGCCGGGCTCGACCGGCTCGGGCCCGAGACGCCGCTGCAGTACGAGCACCGCGACCTGGACGCGTGGCCCACCGCGGCGGGGCAGGGTGCGCTCGCGGTGGAGACCCGGGCGGACGCCGATCCGGATCTCCTCGCCGCGCTCGCGCGCCTGGACGACCCGCGCACGCGCTTCGCCGTGACGGTGGAGCGCGCCGTGCTCGCCGGCATCGAGGCCGGATGTCACGCTCCCGTGGGCGTGCACGCGAGGTTCGAGGGCGACGAGGTGCACGTGCGCGCCGCCGTGTACGGGGTCGCGGGCGAGCGGATCGTCGAGGAGGAGCTGATTCTGGCCGTGTCGGCCGACACGCCCGGACAGGGGTATATTCGTCGGCAGGGCAGCGGCAACGGTGCGGGTGCTGCCGATGGCGTGGATCAGATCGACCACGCACGCGATATCGGATCCGGTATCGCGCGTCGGCTGCTCGAACGTGGGGCGGCCGACCTCGTATCCCGAGAGTCACCCTCATGA
- a CDS encoding uroporphyrinogen-III synthase, translated as MNTASTHRPEKPLTGWRVLVPRGGPWGDAVAATLRSQGAVPVIAPLINFAPTDDSATLEAALADLAAGRFDWVTVTSATTVDVLYAYDAKIPEATKVAAVGETTAAALSAMGYRVDLVPESDNSAAGMARQMNGLEPEPRRILTLRSEIAKPVLTEMLIDAGHDVRSVVAYRTVGVPAKDTVIRDVVTGRINAILVTSGSVAEQVREQFPHIADRTVIAAIGPRTAYDAEQIGLPIQLIAPEQTIDSLIAALESIPVPEPSPEALAIPATGPVTTGSIRVDPAPTGVIETVADNRQESSR; from the coding sequence ATGAACACAGCTTCCACACATCGTCCGGAGAAGCCTCTGACCGGTTGGCGCGTCCTCGTGCCCCGCGGGGGTCCCTGGGGCGACGCGGTCGCGGCCACGCTGCGGTCGCAGGGCGCCGTTCCGGTGATCGCTCCGCTGATCAACTTCGCCCCGACAGACGACTCGGCGACGCTCGAGGCCGCGCTCGCGGACCTCGCGGCCGGACGCTTCGACTGGGTCACGGTGACGAGCGCCACGACGGTCGACGTGCTGTACGCGTACGACGCGAAGATCCCGGAGGCGACGAAGGTCGCGGCGGTCGGCGAGACCACCGCCGCCGCGCTGAGCGCGATGGGCTATCGCGTCGACCTGGTCCCCGAGAGCGACAACTCGGCCGCCGGGATGGCGCGCCAGATGAACGGCCTCGAGCCGGAGCCGCGACGCATCCTCACGCTGCGCAGCGAGATCGCCAAGCCCGTGCTCACCGAGATGCTGATCGATGCGGGACATGACGTGCGCAGCGTCGTCGCCTACCGCACGGTGGGCGTCCCGGCGAAGGACACGGTCATCCGCGATGTGGTGACCGGCCGGATCAACGCGATCCTCGTGACGTCCGGATCCGTCGCCGAGCAGGTGCGCGAGCAGTTCCCGCACATCGCGGATCGCACGGTCATCGCCGCCATCGGGCCGCGCACGGCCTATGACGCCGAGCAGATCGGCCTGCCGATCCAGCTCATCGCGCCCGAGCAGACGATCGACTCGCTGATCGCCGCGCTCGAGAGCATCCCGGTGCCCGAGCCGTCGCCCGAGGCGCTCGCGATCCCGGCGACCGGGCCCGTCACGACCGGCTCCATCCGCGTCGACCCCGCACCGACCGGGGTGATCGAGACCGTCGCCGACAATCGGCAGGAGTCGTCTCGATGA
- the hemB gene encoding porphobilinogen synthase, giving the protein MSFPTHRPRRLRQSPAVRRLVRETHLVPSQLVLPMFVREGISEPSAISSMPGVQQHTLDSLRRAATAAAEAGVGGVMLFGVPATRDATGSGADDPRGILNVATEAVTAEVGDALVVQTDLCLDEFTDHGHCGVLRADGAVDNDATLERYASMGVAQARAGSTLLGLSGMMDGQVAAVRDALDAEGFTDTLILAYSAKYAGAFYGPFREAVDSQLKGDRRTYQLDPGNGREGVKEALLDVEEGADIVMVKPALPYLDVLADVRASVDVPVWAYQVSGEYSMIEAASANGWIDRRGAILESLLGIRRAGADAILTYWAVDAAGWLRAEL; this is encoded by the coding sequence ATGAGCTTCCCCACCCACCGCCCGCGCCGGCTGCGTCAGTCGCCCGCGGTGCGCAGGCTGGTGCGCGAGACCCACCTGGTGCCGTCGCAGCTCGTGCTGCCGATGTTCGTGCGCGAGGGCATCTCCGAACCCTCGGCCATCTCCTCCATGCCGGGGGTGCAGCAGCACACGCTCGACTCGCTGCGGCGCGCCGCCACGGCGGCGGCGGAGGCCGGCGTCGGCGGCGTCATGCTGTTCGGCGTGCCGGCAACGCGCGATGCGACCGGTTCCGGCGCGGACGACCCGCGCGGCATCCTGAACGTCGCGACGGAGGCCGTCACGGCCGAGGTGGGCGACGCCCTCGTCGTGCAGACCGACCTGTGCCTGGACGAGTTCACCGACCACGGGCACTGCGGCGTGCTCCGCGCGGACGGCGCGGTCGACAACGACGCCACGCTCGAGCGCTACGCCTCGATGGGCGTGGCCCAGGCGCGGGCCGGATCCACGCTGCTCGGCCTGTCCGGCATGATGGACGGCCAGGTCGCCGCGGTGCGCGACGCGCTCGATGCCGAGGGCTTCACCGACACGCTGATCCTGGCGTACTCGGCGAAGTACGCCGGCGCGTTCTACGGCCCGTTCCGCGAGGCCGTCGACTCGCAGCTGAAGGGCGACCGCCGCACCTACCAGCTGGATCCCGGCAACGGCCGCGAGGGCGTGAAGGAGGCCCTGCTCGACGTCGAGGAGGGCGCCGACATCGTCATGGTGAAGCCGGCGCTGCCGTACCTCGACGTGCTCGCCGACGTGCGCGCGTCGGTCGACGTCCCGGTGTGGGCCTACCAGGTCTCCGGCGAGTACTCGATGATCGAGGCCGCGAGCGCGAACGGCTGGATCGACCGGCGCGGCGCCATCCTGGAGTCGCTGCTGGGCATCCGCCGCGCGGGCGCGGACGCGATCCTGACCTACTGGGCGGTCGACGCCGCCGGCTGGCTGCGCGCGGAGCTGTAG